From the Candidatus Dormiibacterota bacterium genome, the window GCGACCCGCAGTGGGCGCACATCACCGACTGGAGATCCGAGCTGGCGCCCTGGTACGCCCAGGCCCGGCGCATGCTCGGAGTGAACCAGGTCGCGGTCGACACCCCGTCCGACGCGGTGATGCGCACCGTCGCCGAGCGGCTCGGGGTCGCCAGCACCTTCCATCGAACGCCGGTCGGGGTGTTCTTCGGCGCCCCCGGGGAGCGCGTCGCCGACCCCTTCTTCGGCGGCGCCGGCCCGGCGCGCACCGGCTGCATCCAGTGCGGCGAGTGCATGACCGGCTGCCGTCACGGCGCCAAGAACAGCCTCGACCTCAACTACCTCCACCTCGCCGAGCGGCTCGGGGCCCGGGTCCACCCCGAGACCCAGGCGGTACGCATCCGGCCGCTGGCCGGCGGCGGCTACGCGGTCGACACCGAGCGTCCCGGGGCCTGGCTCCGCCGCCGCCGGCGCACCGTCACCGCCGAGCAGGTGGTGGTGTCCGCGGCGGTGCTCGGCAGCCTGCGGCTGCTCCTCGACGCCCGCGACCGGGGCGACCTGCCCGGCCTCTCCGAGCGGCTCGGGCATGTGGTGCGCACCAACTCCGAGGCGATCCTCGGCGCCGCCACGCCACGGGTCACGACCGACTACTCGCGCGGGGTGGCGATCACCTCCTCGATCCACCCCGACGAGGTGACCCACATCGAGCCGGTGCGCTACGGTCGGGGCAGCAACGCGATGGGGCTGCTCGCCACCATCCTGGTCTCCGGCGGTGGCCGCCTCCCCCGGCCGCTGCGCTTCCTGGTCGCCGCCGCCGCCCATCCCCGCACCTTCGCGCGCTCGCTGTCGGTGCGGCGCTGGTCGGAGCGC encodes:
- a CDS encoding GMC family oxidoreductase produces the protein DPQWAHITDWRSELAPWYAQARRMLGVNQVAVDTPSDAVMRTVAERLGVASTFHRTPVGVFFGAPGERVADPFFGGAGPARTGCIQCGECMTGCRHGAKNSLDLNYLHLAERLGARVHPETQAVRIRPLAGGGYAVDTERPGAWLRRRRRTVTAEQVVVSAAVLGSLRLLLDARDRGDLPGLSERLGHVVRTNSEAILGAATPRVTTDYSRGVAITSSIHPDEVTHIEPVRYGRGSNAMGLLATILVSGGGRLPRPLRFLVAAAAHPRTFARSLSVRRWSERTIILLVMQSLDNSLRIRLRGRRLGPHLRSTQGHGEPNPTYIPVGHRAARLAAEAIGGLPGGSVNESILDIPMTAHILGGCCIGDGPATGVIDAYHRVYGHPGLHVCDGSAVSANLGVNPSLTITAMTERAMSLWPNRGEADPRPELGAAYRRVAAVAPRRPAVPAGAPAALRVEAPEPAPG